A portion of the Toxoplasma gondii ME49 chromosome VIIb, whole genome shotgun sequence genome contains these proteins:
- a CDS encoding hypothetical protein (encoded by transcript TGME49_258170) encodes MTDNAQTTSAEAGAANPSGEHPSAGAKRRQTLAAHELRDIQDGKAMDDVDQDSQPADDMKQADAATLQKRQRLRIVRSAAAVPHPQGETTPGSPVTGSLSPAEKPVEAPKPSAEESASRETKDEQNAEGGKATNGVPENGKEGAGKSEKEQVGSSELLLGPAEIKSVQTFSSAFASLSKQPQSSFFLSPPQSNAGGETSGTPSLFASLASTSSLFSTSSVNKDNEDGADAEDEQKAEEPSVIENEVDADEEILFTDRDCRMQRFDASQTAWAPKPPLEGRVQVSASKKPEDNGATRILFFVHRTGRLQLNTPLFASANYQHPPDRSRQRAVPPRDEKPDDEKNGEEPLTEEMPKKRNTAQFLGLRTDAQSSSDTTIYRIRFSNEEKCAEFLSLANERKTKGKSQSTSA; translated from the exons ATG ACTGACAACGCGCAGACAACTTCAGCGGAGGCGGGCGCCGCAAATCCCAGCGGCGAGCATCCGTCGGCTGGAGCAAAGAGGCGCCAGACGCTTGCCGCTCATGAACTTCGAGATATTCAGGACGGGAAAGCCATGGACGATGTGGACCAAGATAGCCAACCCGCTGATGACATGAAACAGGCAGACGCTGCTACCCTACAAAAGAGACA ACGCTTGCGGATCGTTCGCTCTGCCGCCGCTGTTCCGCATCCgcaaggagagacaacacCTGGCTCGCCCGTGACAGGAAGCTTGTCTCCCGCTGAGAAGCCTGTTGAAGCACCGAAACCATCAGCTGAAGAGTCTGCTTcacgggagacgaaggacgagCAG AATGCcgagggaggaaaggcaaCAAACGGCGTTCCCGAGAACGGGAAGGAGGGAGCAGGCAAATCTGAAAAAGAGCAAGTTGGGTCGTCTGAACTTCTTCTCGGTCCCGCGGAAATCAAGAGCGTGCAGACCTTCAGCAGCGCCTTTGCATCACTC tcgAAACAGCCCcagtcttcttttttcctttctccgccCCAGTCGAACGCCGGAGGCGAGACATCAGGAACGCCGTCGCTGTTTGCCAGCTTGGCTTCCAcgtcgtctctgttctccacTTCTAGCGTCAATAAAGACAACGAAGATGGAGCAGATGCCGAGGATgaacagaaggcagaggaaccCAGCGTCATTGAAAACG AGGTCGACGCCGACGAAGAAATTCTTTTCACCGAT CGAGATTGTCGCATGCAACGCTTCGACGCCAGTCAGACAGCCTGGGCACCCAAACCCCCGCTCGAGGGGCGCGTTCAGGTCTCGGCCAGCAAG AAACCGGAAGACAACGGAGCCACCAgaattctcttcttcgttcacCGCACGGGACGGCTTCAACTGAACACACCGCTCTTTGCGTCTGCGAACTATCAGCACCCGCCTGACCGAAGTCGTCAACGCGCAGTGCCCCCCAGGGACGAGAAACCTGATGACGAGAAAAATGGAGAGGAGCCGCTGACGGAAGAAATgccgaagaaaaggaacacGGCACAATTTCTTGGACTGAGAACAGATGCCC AGAGCAGCTCAGACACCACAATCTACCGCATTCGATTCTCGAACGAGGAGAAGTGTGCAGAGTTTCTATCCTTGGCGAACGAACGGAAAACAAAGGGCAAAAGCCAGTCTACCAGTGCGTAA